From a single Okeanomitos corallinicola TIOX110 genomic region:
- a CDS encoding amino acid adenylation domain-containing protein: MSDILKRLENLSPEKRELVLQKLKQQQKSPALKPISREQPIPLSFAQQRLWFLDQLEGDNYVYNIPFFWKIDGYLNINSLEKAIKEIIQRHEILRTSFSVINESPTQIIHLQSQLKIQVLDWKQLTASEQLNQAQKLAKEELQQPFNLSKSPLIRVKLLQLTEQSQLLFLVIYHIIADGWSMDIFRRELFNLYTDFCAEKSSSLPELSLQYADFAHWQRQYLQGDILQKQINYWQQQLAEVSPLLELPTDHPRPSVQSFRGRSEFLQIDRDLTQKLKHLSQESGTTMFMTLLTVFALLLSRYSGKEDIVIGSAIANRNRREIEPLIGFFVNTLALRTNLQGNPTFKELLQRVKQVTLDAYDHQDLPFEKLVDELGLERSLAYHPLFQVAFGLQTGTQEKLEIPGLTLTRFEWENTTTLFDLSLIFRETPQGLIGEWEYATDLFDQETIQRMLGHFEVLIKTIIDQPNQKINNISLLIEKEIQQLQIWNQTQTKYPQNKTLVDLFTEQVNKNPNNLAVVFESQSLTYQQLNEKSNQLANYLIENYQIQADTLIGISVERSLEMIIGVLGILKAGAAYVPIDPNYPQERIKFMLADSGISVLLTQSFLLDKLPLLDNSIEVFCLDDSSRKDAKTQRKTQSEIRKNEIKPNNLAYVIYTSGSTGKPKGVMIEHQAIVNLALAWTETFKIQNHSRLLQFGSFSFDLSIGEISTALVSGACLYLGNKETLLPGHSLVDFLTKHKITHSFLSPSALSVLPKVSFPDLKCITVGGEVCSDELVSQWGKGRNFYNCYGPTESTVIAALYLCQPNDKKPAIGKPISNTHIYILDANNQLLPPGIPGELCIAGAGLARGYLNRPQITAEKFIDIELFGKTERIYKTGDLAKWNYDGNLEYLGRIDDLIKLRGFRIEIGEIESLLLQHHLVKEAVVVLSTNNGNSKLLAYITELEKSANLATEVKEYLKNRLPNYMIPSQIMVLETLPLTANGKLDRRALPTPNIDIADNLEIPVTPTEEILASLWQGLLKIKSVGRSDNFFELGGNSLLATQLVTRIRDSLSVDLPVRKVFEQSILSELAREIEKATQSVNLLPLLPQPENEPKALSFAQSRLWFLAQLEGQGTSSTYNMPVAFHLDGNLNVEVLKQSLTYLLQRHSSLRTYFPALEGEPQVVVRNIEEIEVLEIVDLQKFDPQTQAETVQKLADIHAQTPFDLNIDCLFRAKLLQLSQTKNILLMNMHHIISDGWSMGVFKREWEQAYAAYAAGATPNLAPLPIQYSDFADWQRNWLQGEILKTHEDYWQKQLGDAPRLLELPTDYPRPAQQSYQGKREEYFLSQELTQQLKHLSQEQGVSLFMTLFTAFSILLSRYSRQEDLCVGSGIANRTHSYTEKLIGFFVNTLVLRSKIQSEKTFIDLLQQTRQTCLDAYAHQDIPFEYLVEKLQPERSLSYNPLCQVMIVVQNMEGAGKNVSLTGLEIQQLEQNYPFAKFDLTLYLFEKNEQLYCMWEYATDLFADSTIKRMAAHFEVLLTAIIQNPQQLIYQLPLITTTEIKQLQTWNQTYNNYLQNQTLVDLFAQQVTQKTNNLAVVFESQSLTYQQLNEKSNQLADYLIENYQIQPDTLIGISVERSLEMIIGVLGILKAGGAYVPIDPNYPQERIKFMLEDAGISVLLTQSFLLDKLPLNDLDNSIEVFCLDDSSRQDAKTQRKKQTEIRKNEIKPNNLAYVIYTSGSTGKPKGVMIEHRGIVNLTLAVNQVLQIQHQSRLLQFASFSFDASIWEIATTLVAGACLYLAQKETLLPSQDLINFLTEHKISHLTLPPSVLSLLPPANLPDLQVLVTAGETCPTELVNQWAKGRHFFNAYGPTESTVCASIFLCQPNDKKPPIGKPISNLHIYILDANNQLLPPGIPGELCIAGAGLARGYLNRPEITAEKFIDIELFGKTERIYKTGDLAKWNHDGDLEYLGRIDHQVKLRGFRIELSEIEASLLKHPKIQEAVVVVSKDSDFDQRLVAYIVPTTKEENTNSNELVELWSDLFNTNYSQQTNPTDDPTLNIVGWNDSYTGEPISPTAMQEWRDTTIAKILELTPKKVWEIGCGSGMLLFKVAPHCQHYLGTDFSPEALQYIEQYLEPQALKNKVSLKVGAANQFTDIETNVYDLVIINSVIQYFPSLDYLIEVIEGTIKTVSHQGKIFLGDVRNLHLLEAFHTASEFYRSADELSIQELRQNVQTSIRTEEELLIDPDFFFAIQQKFPRITHVEIQLKRGNNHTEMSRFRYDVVLYLDQAEANFIEPECLNWQEQQLNLETIEEILTTQKPDLLNIKNIPNARLSLEMALLDKISQSDGTIADLKTAIFQLELGIEPETFCTLMGDLPYKVFIQYSSLNLANYDVIFQRNIPGRKQIPRFNQRENWRFKPWQDYANQPLQYRTNQVDPALLTEWRDFIGKTLPDYMIPSHFMVIEKLPLTPNGKIDRQALPAPDQIVDIKNIELPVTETEKSLAQLWIKLLKYEIISRTDNFFNLGGHSLLATQLCYRIRDQFKIDIPLRQVFEFPILSELANYIDSCIWVNSNTSEIEPLSSDEEEIEL; the protein is encoded by the coding sequence ATGAGCGATATATTAAAACGTCTGGAAAACCTCTCCCCAGAAAAACGGGAATTAGTCCTCCAAAAACTCAAACAACAACAAAAATCACCAGCACTAAAACCAATATCACGGGAACAACCAATACCCCTATCCTTTGCACAACAAAGACTATGGTTTCTTGATCAACTAGAAGGTGATAACTACGTTTATAACATCCCTTTCTTCTGGAAAATTGACGGATATCTAAATATTAACTCCCTAGAAAAAGCCATTAAAGAAATTATCCAACGTCATGAAATATTACGGACTAGCTTTTCTGTTATTAATGAATCACCAACACAAATAATTCATCTTCAATCACAATTGAAAATACAGGTTTTAGACTGGAAACAATTAACAGCATCTGAACAGTTAAATCAAGCTCAAAAGTTAGCAAAAGAAGAATTACAACAGCCATTTAATTTATCAAAATCGCCCTTAATTAGGGTAAAATTGTTGCAATTAACGGAACAATCTCAGCTACTATTTTTAGTCATCTATCATATAATTGCTGATGGTTGGTCAATGGATATTTTCCGCCGGGAATTGTTCAATTTGTACACAGATTTTTGTGCAGAAAAATCTTCTTCCTTACCGGAATTATCTTTACAATATGCTGATTTTGCACATTGGCAAAGACAATATTTACAAGGTGATATACTACAAAAACAAATCAATTATTGGCAACAACAATTAGCTGAAGTTTCCCCCCTGCTAGAATTACCCACAGATCATCCACGTCCATCAGTTCAAAGTTTTAGAGGACGTAGTGAATTTTTACAAATTGATCGGGATTTAACGCAGAAATTAAAGCATTTAAGTCAAGAGTCAGGAACGACGATGTTTATGACTTTACTGACAGTATTTGCGCTGTTATTGTCCCGTTATAGTGGTAAAGAAGATATTGTCATTGGTTCTGCGATCGCCAATCGAAACCGTCGGGAAATAGAACCCTTAATTGGCTTTTTTGTCAATACCTTAGCTTTGCGTACCAACTTACAAGGAAATCCCACCTTTAAAGAATTATTACAACGGGTAAAACAAGTAACCTTAGATGCTTATGACCATCAAGATTTACCCTTTGAAAAATTAGTTGATGAATTAGGTTTAGAGCGATCGCTTGCTTATCATCCCCTATTTCAAGTTGCTTTTGGTTTGCAAACTGGAACTCAAGAAAAATTAGAAATTCCTGGTTTAACTCTCACCCGTTTTGAGTGGGAAAACACCACCACATTATTTGATTTATCCTTAATTTTTCGAGAAACTCCCCAAGGTTTAATCGGAGAATGGGAATATGCAACAGATCTATTTGATCAAGAAACTATCCAAAGAATGCTCGGACATTTTGAAGTTCTGATTAAGACAATTATTGATCAACCAAATCAAAAAATTAATAATATATCCTTACTTATAGAAAAGGAAATTCAGCAACTACAAATCTGGAATCAAACTCAAACTAAATATCCTCAAAATAAAACTCTAGTTGATTTATTTACAGAGCAAGTTAACAAAAATCCTAATAATTTAGCTGTAGTTTTTGAATCCCAAAGTTTAACTTATCAACAATTAAATGAAAAATCAAATCAATTAGCTAATTATTTAATAGAGAATTATCAAATTCAAGCAGATACATTAATTGGTATTTCTGTTGAACGTTCTTTAGAAATGATTATTGGTGTCCTTGGTATTCTTAAAGCTGGTGCTGCTTATGTACCAATTGACCCTAATTATCCCCAAGAACGAATTAAGTTTATGTTAGCAGATTCGGGGATATCGGTATTATTAACTCAAAGTTTTTTATTAGATAAATTACCGTTATTAGATAATTCTATTGAGGTTTTTTGTTTAGATGATAGCTCACGCAAAGACGCAAAGACGCAAAGAAAGACACAAAGTGAAATCAGGAAAAATGAAATTAAACCTAATAATTTAGCTTATGTTATTTATACTTCTGGTTCGACAGGAAAACCTAAAGGGGTAATGATTGAACATCAAGCAATTGTTAATTTAGCCTTAGCTTGGACTGAAACATTTAAAATACAAAATCACAGTCGTTTACTTCAGTTTGGTTCTTTTAGTTTTGATTTATCTATTGGTGAAATTAGTACGGCTTTAGTTTCTGGTGCTTGTTTATATTTAGGAAATAAAGAAACTTTATTACCAGGTCACAGTTTAGTTGATTTTTTAACTAAACACAAAATTACCCATAGTTTTTTATCTCCTTCAGCTTTATCTGTTTTACCAAAGGTCAGTTTTCCTGATTTAAAGTGTATTACTGTAGGTGGTGAAGTTTGTAGTGATGAATTAGTTAGTCAATGGGGAAAAGGAAGAAATTTTTATAACTGCTATGGTCCCACAGAATCTACTGTGATTGCTGCATTATACCTTTGTCAACCTAATGATAAAAAACCTGCCATTGGTAAACCAATTTCCAATACTCATATCTATATTTTAGATGCCAATAATCAACTTTTACCTCCAGGAATACCAGGAGAATTATGTATTGCTGGTGCAGGTTTAGCTAGGGGTTATTTAAACCGTCCTCAAATTACAGCAGAGAAATTTATTGATATTGAATTATTTGGTAAAACTGAGAGAATTTATAAAACTGGTGATTTAGCAAAATGGAATTATGATGGCAATTTAGAATATTTAGGACGTATTGACGATCTGATAAAATTAAGAGGTTTTAGAATTGAAATAGGAGAAATTGAATCACTTTTATTACAACATCATTTAGTTAAAGAAGCTGTTGTAGTGTTATCTACAAATAATGGTAATTCTAAATTATTAGCTTATATTACAGAATTAGAAAAATCTGCTAATTTAGCAACTGAAGTTAAGGAATATCTGAAAAATCGCCTACCAAATTATATGATTCCTAGCCAAATTATGGTTTTGGAAACATTACCGCTAACTGCTAATGGTAAACTAGATCGGCGAGCATTACCAACACCAAATATAGATATTGCTGATAATTTGGAAATACCCGTTACTCCCACAGAAGAAATACTAGCTAGTTTATGGCAAGGGTTATTAAAAATAAAATCTGTTGGTCGTTCTGATAACTTCTTTGAATTAGGTGGAAATTCTCTTTTAGCAACTCAATTAGTAACGCGAATTCGTGATAGTTTGAGTGTAGATTTACCTGTTCGTAAAGTATTTGAACAAAGTATTTTATCTGAGTTAGCGCGAGAAATTGAAAAAGCTACTCAAAGTGTGAATTTACTACCTCTTTTACCACAGCCAGAAAATGAACCTAAAGCATTATCTTTTGCTCAGTCAAGATTATGGTTTTTAGCTCAATTGGAAGGTCAAGGAACTTCATCTACTTATAATATGCCAGTGGCATTTCATCTGGATGGAAATCTCAATGTAGAGGTTTTAAAGCAAAGTTTAACTTATTTATTACAACGTCATAGTAGTTTACGTACTTATTTCCCAGCTTTGGAGGGAGAACCCCAAGTAGTTGTGAGAAATATAGAAGAAATAGAAGTATTAGAAATTGTAGATTTGCAAAAATTTGATCCTCAAACTCAAGCAGAAACTGTACAAAAGTTAGCTGATATTCATGCTCAAACACCCTTTGATTTAAATATTGATTGTTTGTTTAGAGCTAAATTACTGCAACTTAGTCAAACTAAAAATATCCTGTTGATGAATATGCACCACATTATTAGTGATGGTTGGTCAATGGGTGTGTTTAAACGAGAATGGGAACAGGCTTATGCTGCTTATGCTGCGGGAGCTACTCCCAATTTAGCACCGTTACCGATTCAATACAGTGATTTTGCGGACTGGCAGCGTAATTGGTTACAAGGTGAAATCCTCAAAACCCACGAAGATTACTGGCAAAAACAGTTAGGTGATGCACCCCGCTTGCTGGAATTACCTACAGATTATCCCCGTCCAGCGCAACAAAGTTACCAAGGTAAAAGGGAAGAATATTTTTTGAGTCAAGAACTAACTCAGCAACTTAAACACCTGAGTCAAGAACAGGGTGTCAGTTTGTTTATGACCTTGTTTACGGCTTTTAGCATTTTACTCTCGCGTTACAGTCGTCAAGAGGATTTGTGTGTTGGTTCTGGTATTGCTAACCGCACCCATAGTTACACAGAAAAGTTAATTGGTTTTTTTGTCAATACCTTAGTATTAAGAAGCAAAATTCAGTCAGAAAAAACATTTATTGATTTACTCCAACAAACTCGCCAAACTTGTTTAGATGCTTATGCTCATCAGGATATTCCCTTTGAGTATTTAGTGGAAAAACTGCAACCAGAACGTAGTTTAAGCTATAACCCTTTATGTCAAGTAATGATAGTTGTGCAAAACATGGAAGGAGCAGGGAAAAATGTGAGTTTAACAGGTTTGGAAATTCAACAATTAGAACAAAATTATCCCTTCGCCAAGTTTGATTTAACATTGTATCTCTTTGAAAAAAATGAACAATTATATTGTATGTGGGAATACGCCACGGATTTATTTGCAGACTCAACAATTAAACGTATGGCGGCACATTTTGAAGTTTTGCTCACAGCAATTATTCAAAATCCCCAACAGCTAATTTATCAACTACCTCTAATTACTACCACGGAAATAAAACAACTACAAACTTGGAATCAAACCTATAACAATTACCTTCAAAATCAAACACTGGTAGATTTATTTGCACAACAAGTCACACAAAAAACTAATAATTTAGCTGTGGTTTTTGAATCCCAAAGTTTAACTTATCAACAATTAAATGAAAAATCCAATCAATTAGCTGATTATTTAATAGAGAATTATCAAATTCAACCAGATACATTAATTGGTATTTCCGTTGAACGTTCTTTAGAAATGATTATTGGTGTTCTTGGTATTCTTAAAGCTGGTGGTGCTTATGTGCCAATTGACCCCAATTATCCCCAAGAACGGATTAAGTTTATGTTGGAAGATGCGGGGATATCGGTATTATTAACTCAAAGTTTTTTATTAGATAAATTACCATTAAATGATTTAGATAATTCTATTGAAGTTTTTTGTTTGGATGATAGCTCACGCCAAGACGCAAAGACGCAAAGGAAGAAGCAAACGGAAATCAGGAAAAATGAAATTAAACCTAATAATTTAGCTTATGTTATTTATACTTCTGGTTCGACAGGAAAACCTAAAGGAGTAATGATTGAGCATAGAGGAATAGTAAATTTAACTTTGGCAGTTAATCAAGTCCTGCAAATTCAACATCAAAGCCGTTTACTTCAGTTTGCTTCTTTTAGTTTTGATGCCTCAATTTGGGAAATTGCTACTACTCTTGTGGCTGGTGCTTGTTTATATCTAGCACAAAAGGAAACCTTGTTACCCAGTCAAGATTTAATTAACTTTTTAACTGAACACAAAATTTCACACCTTACCTTACCTCCCTCGGTTTTATCTCTATTACCCCCAGCAAATTTACCTGATTTGCAAGTTTTAGTTACTGCTGGTGAAACTTGTCCAACAGAATTAGTAAATCAGTGGGCAAAGGGAAGGCATTTTTTTAATGCCTATGGACCAACAGAATCTACAGTTTGTGCAAGTATATTTCTTTGTCAACCTAATGATAAAAAACCACCCATTGGTAAACCAATATCTAATCTTCATATCTACATTTTAGATGCTAATAATCAACTTTTACCTCCAGGAATACCAGGAGAATTATGTATTGCTGGTGCAGGTTTAGCTAGAGGTTATCTCAATCGTCCTGAAATTACGGCAGAGAAATTTATTGATATTGAATTATTTGGTAAAACTGAGAGAATTTATAAAACTGGTGATTTAGCAAAATGGAATCATGATGGTGATTTGGAATATCTAGGACGTATTGATCATCAAGTTAAACTGCGTGGTTTTAGAATTGAATTAAGTGAAATTGAAGCATCACTACTCAAACATCCAAAAATTCAGGAAGCGGTTGTTGTTGTTAGCAAAGATAGTGATTTTGATCAACGTTTAGTAGCTTATATTGTCCCTACTACCAAAGAAGAAAATACAAACTCAAATGAATTGGTAGAATTGTGGTCAGACCTTTTTAATACTAACTATTCTCAGCAAACAAATCCCACCGATGATCCAACTTTAAATATAGTTGGTTGGAATGATAGCTACACCGGAGAACCTATTTCTCCGACAGCAATGCAAGAATGGCGGGATACAACAATTGCTAAAATTCTGGAACTTACACCCAAAAAAGTTTGGGAAATTGGTTGTGGTTCAGGAATGTTATTGTTTAAGGTTGCTCCCCATTGTCAACATTATTTAGGTACAGATTTTTCACCGGAAGCATTACAGTACATTGAACAATATCTAGAACCACAAGCTCTCAAAAATAAAGTTAGTTTAAAAGTTGGCGCAGCTAACCAGTTTACAGATATTGAAACCAATGTTTATGATTTGGTAATTATCAATTCTGTAATTCAATATTTCCCATCTTTAGATTACTTAATAGAGGTAATAGAAGGGACAATTAAAACAGTCAGTCATCAAGGAAAAATATTTCTTGGTGATGTGCGAAATTTGCATTTATTAGAGGCTTTTCATACAGCTTCTGAATTTTATCGCTCTGCTGATGAATTATCAATTCAGGAATTACGCCAAAACGTTCAAACAAGCATTCGCACCGAAGAAGAACTACTCATTGATCCTGATTTCTTTTTCGCTATCCAACAAAAGTTTCCACGTATCACTCATGTAGAAATTCAACTGAAACGGGGTAACAATCATACAGAAATGAGTCGTTTTCGTTATGATGTGGTCTTATATTTAGATCAAGCAGAAGCTAATTTTATAGAACCTGAATGTTTAAACTGGCAAGAACAACAGTTAAATCTAGAAACCATTGAGGAAATTTTAACTACTCAAAAACCGGATTTATTAAACATTAAAAATATTCCCAATGCGCGGTTAAGTTTGGAAATGGCGCTGTTAGATAAAATTTCTCAAAGCGATGGAACTATTGCAGATTTAAAAACAGCAATTTTTCAACTTGAATTAGGAATAGAACCAGAAACATTCTGCACCTTAATGGGAGATTTACCCTATAAAGTGTTTATTCAATATAGTTCACTAAATTTGGCTAATTATGATGTGATTTTCCAAAGGAATATTCCTGGAAGAAAGCAAATACCCAGATTTAATCAAAGGGAAAATTGGCGATTTAAACCTTGGCAAGATTACGCTAATCAACCATTACAATATCGTACTAATCAAGTTGATCCAGCTTTGTTAACAGAATGGCGAGATTTTATAGGTAAAACTCTACCTGATTATATGATTCCTAGCCATTTTATGGTGATAGAAAAACTACCACTGACACCAAATGGAAAAATAGATCGTCAAGCTTTACCTGCACCAGATCAAATTGTTGATATAAAAAATATTGAATTACCTGTCACGGAAACAGAAAAATCACTAGCTCAACTTTGGATAAAACTGCTCAAATATGAAATTATATCTCGAACAGATAACTTTTTTAATTTGGGAGGACATTCTTTATTAGCAACCCAATTATGTTATCGTATCCGTGATCAATTCAAAATAGATATCCCACTTCGTCAAGTATTTGAGTTTCCAATTCTCAGTGAATTGGCGAATTATATAGATAGTTGTATTTGGGTTAATTCCAATACATCAGAAATAGAACCTTTAAGTTCAGATGAGGAGGAAATTGAACTATGA